A section of the Saccharopolyspora gregorii genome encodes:
- a CDS encoding helix-turn-helix transcriptional regulator — translation MRAARLISLVLLLQNRGAATGPELAAELEVTERTVARDVQALAEAGVPVYAERGRNGGYRLLGGYRTRLTGLHRAEAEALLLAGIPGPAAEMGLTEAVGSARRKISAALAPGHRDAPDRVARRFHLDAPGWFRETETPPLLPELADAVWQDRAVRATYRRRDREVHREIEPHGLVLKAGAWYLAGRCGGRFLVYRVDRFRSVEVGGPFERDAEFALPEFWARRGAEFERALLRAEITVRIAPDALAALHAQVGGPAAADARAAAGEPDEQGWVTTTLPVESLEVAQAQLLGLGARVQVLAPAELAERMARTAAELTELYRSADQRYPVVSSGAPASTTSAM, via the coding sequence ATGCGGGCGGCGCGGTTGATCTCGTTGGTGCTGCTGCTGCAGAACCGGGGCGCGGCGACGGGCCCCGAGCTGGCCGCGGAGCTGGAGGTCACCGAACGCACCGTCGCCCGCGACGTGCAGGCGTTGGCGGAGGCGGGCGTGCCGGTCTACGCGGAACGCGGCCGCAACGGCGGCTACCGGCTGCTCGGCGGCTACCGCACCCGGCTCACCGGGCTGCACCGGGCGGAGGCCGAGGCGCTGCTGCTGGCCGGAATTCCCGGTCCGGCGGCCGAGATGGGGCTGACCGAGGCCGTCGGCAGCGCCCGCCGCAAGATCTCCGCCGCGCTCGCGCCGGGGCACCGGGACGCGCCGGACCGGGTCGCGCGGCGCTTCCACCTGGACGCGCCCGGCTGGTTCCGGGAGACCGAGACGCCGCCGCTGCTGCCGGAGCTCGCCGACGCGGTGTGGCAGGACCGCGCGGTGCGGGCCACCTACCGCCGCCGGGACCGGGAGGTGCACCGCGAGATCGAGCCGCACGGCCTGGTGCTCAAGGCGGGTGCCTGGTACCTGGCGGGGCGCTGCGGCGGCCGGTTCCTGGTGTACCGCGTGGACCGGTTCCGATCGGTGGAGGTGGGCGGTCCGTTCGAGCGGGACGCCGAGTTCGCGCTGCCGGAGTTCTGGGCGCGGCGCGGCGCCGAGTTCGAGCGCGCCCTGCTGCGCGCGGAGATCACCGTCCGGATCGCTCCCGACGCGCTCGCGGCCCTGCACGCCCAGGTCGGCGGCCCGGCCGCGGCGGACGCGCGCGCCGCGGCCGGGGAACCGGACGAGCAGGGCTGGGTGACGACGACCCTGCCCGTCGAGTCCCTGGAGGTCGCGCAGGCGCAGCTGCTCGGGCTCGGCGCGCGGGTCCAGGTGCTGGCCCCGGCGGAGCTGGCCGAGCGGATGGCGCGGACCGCCGCCGAGCTCACCGAGCTGTACCGGTCGGCGGATCAGCGGTACCCGGTGGTGTCCTCCGGCGCCCCCGCTTCGACGACTTCGGCGATGTAG
- a CDS encoding SDR family oxidoreductase → MERPLRGKIALVAGATRGAGRAIAVELGAAGAAVYGTGRTTREARSDYDRPESIEDTAELVTAAGGEGVAVRVDHQVPEEVRDLVARIERERGRLDLLVNDMGGEHLMDWHKPVWEHSLDLGLRRLRTGIEAHLITSHFALALLSRTPGGLVVELTDGTTEYNRRYRADCGAFFDVTKIAASRLAFAQSEELRPHGGTALAITPGWLRSEMMLDHFGVTEQNWREATEPHFSISESPHFVGRGVAALAADPEVSRWAGRTVSSFELAEHYGFTDLDGSRPDSWRYIAEVVEAGAPEDTTGYR, encoded by the coding sequence ATGGAACGACCGCTGCGGGGGAAGATCGCGCTGGTCGCGGGCGCGACGCGGGGAGCGGGCCGGGCGATCGCGGTGGAGCTGGGAGCCGCGGGCGCCGCGGTGTACGGCACCGGGCGCACCACGCGGGAGGCGCGCTCCGACTACGACCGGCCCGAGTCCATTGAGGACACCGCGGAGCTGGTGACGGCCGCGGGCGGCGAGGGCGTCGCGGTGCGGGTGGACCACCAGGTCCCGGAGGAGGTCCGGGACCTGGTCGCGCGGATCGAGCGGGAGCGCGGCCGGCTGGACCTGCTGGTCAACGACATGGGCGGCGAGCACCTGATGGACTGGCACAAACCGGTGTGGGAGCACTCGCTGGACCTGGGCCTGCGCAGGCTCCGGACCGGCATCGAAGCGCACCTGATCACCAGCCACTTCGCGCTCGCGCTGCTGTCCCGCACCCCGGGCGGGCTGGTGGTGGAGCTGACCGACGGCACCACCGAGTACAACCGGCGCTACCGGGCGGACTGCGGCGCGTTCTTCGATGTGACGAAGATCGCCGCGAGCCGGCTGGCGTTCGCCCAGTCCGAGGAGCTGCGCCCCCACGGCGGGACCGCGCTCGCGATCACCCCGGGCTGGCTGCGCTCGGAGATGATGCTCGACCACTTCGGCGTCACCGAGCAGAACTGGCGCGAGGCCACCGAACCGCACTTCTCGATCTCGGAATCGCCGCACTTCGTCGGTCGCGGGGTCGCGGCGCTGGCGGCCGACCCGGAGGTGTCCCGCTGGGCCGGGCGCACCGTGTCCAGCTTCGAGCTCGCGGAGCACTACGGGTTCACCGACCTGGACGGTTCGCGACCGGACTCGTGGCGCTACATCGCCGAAGTCGTCGAAGCGGGGGCGCCGGAGGACACCACCGGGTACCGCTGA